A section of the Asticcacaulis sp. EMRT-3 genome encodes:
- the mltG gene encoding endolytic transglycosylase MltG gives MPAEPAPRQVRSLLAPLAGLAAGILLLIFSAGLFVYAQLFGPGPEKASELTFAHGMSVVAVGHELEKQKVIHSALLFRIAARLRGHENGLKAGTYDFPAHASLISVLAQIEAGRVVQTYVTIPEGRTSAQAVRILMAVKNLTGDIDVPPEGSILPETYLYQPGETREAVLERMLEAGRRTLDELWAKRAPNLPYANKEEALIMASIVERETALPAERPRIAAVFINRLRDGMRLGSDPTVIYGISHGEPLGRGLTKTELETWSPWNTYMIDKLPVTPICNPGRAALQAVLNPAPTNDLYFVANGSGGHVFAATYAQHLANVAKWRAMESQVNVYTSSAVSDDLVPGVVAGAKKAQVPAAAVQLKAKS, from the coding sequence ATGCCAGCCGAGCCCGCGCCCCGTCAGGTCAGATCGCTGCTGGCGCCGCTGGCCGGACTGGCGGCGGGCATATTGCTGCTGATCTTTTCGGCGGGCCTGTTCGTCTATGCCCAGCTTTTCGGCCCCGGCCCGGAGAAAGCCAGCGAACTGACCTTCGCCCACGGCATGAGCGTGGTGGCTGTGGGACATGAACTGGAAAAGCAGAAGGTAATCCATTCGGCGCTACTGTTTCGTATCGCCGCCCGTCTGCGCGGCCACGAAAACGGCCTGAAGGCCGGCACCTACGATTTTCCTGCCCACGCCTCGCTGATCTCGGTCCTGGCGCAGATCGAGGCGGGCAGGGTGGTGCAGACCTATGTCACCATTCCGGAAGGTCGCACATCGGCCCAGGCGGTGCGCATTCTGATGGCCGTGAAAAATCTGACCGGCGACATCGACGTGCCGCCCGAAGGCTCCATCCTGCCGGAAACCTATCTGTATCAGCCGGGTGAAACGCGCGAGGCGGTGCTAGAGCGGATGCTGGAAGCCGGACGGCGCACACTGGACGAGCTATGGGCGAAACGTGCGCCAAACCTGCCCTATGCCAATAAGGAAGAGGCGCTGATCATGGCCTCGATCGTCGAGCGTGAAACGGCTCTGCCAGCCGAGCGGCCGCGCATTGCGGCGGTCTTCATCAACCGCTTGCGCGACGGAATGCGGTTGGGCTCCGATCCGACGGTGATTTATGGCATTTCGCATGGTGAACCTCTGGGGCGCGGCCTGACCAAGACCGAACTGGAAACCTGGTCGCCGTGGAATACCTATATGATCGATAAACTGCCGGTGACCCCGATCTGTAATCCCGGCAGGGCCGCCTTGCAGGCCGTGCTCAATCCGGCACCGACCAATGATCTTTATTTCGTCGCCAATGGCAGTGGTGGCCATGTGTTCGCAGCCACCTATGCGCAACATCTCGCCAATGTCGCCAAATGGCGGGCAATGGAATCGCAGGTCAATGTCTATACCTCCTCTGCCGTGAGCGATGATTTGGTGCCGGGTGTTGTGGCGGGCGCCAAAAAGGCGCAGGTTCCCGCCGCCGCCGTGCAATTGAAAGCCAAATCCTGA
- the fabD gene encoding ACP S-malonyltransferase, with the protein MSLAFLFPGQGSQSVGMGAELFDNFASARDVFHEIDEALGQKLFALMKDGPEDQLTLTENAQPAIMAVSLAVARVLEKDFGITCAAAKYVAGHSLGEYSAHAAAGTFSLADTARLLKLRGQAMQRAVPVGVGAMAALIGKADLELAEKACEAGSAAGMVVVANDNNAGQIVISGMKAAVELAMEKAKELGAKAMLLNVSAPFHCPLMEPAALEMRDALAAVTTASPVTGLVANVTARPLADKSEIAGLLVAQVTGRVRWRESMMWLAGEGQVTTFAELGAGKVLTGMAKRIAPEATCVALNGATDFEAFAQSLK; encoded by the coding sequence ATGAGCTTGGCCTTTTTATTTCCCGGACAGGGCTCGCAGAGCGTCGGTATGGGCGCGGAGCTTTTTGATAATTTCGCCAGTGCGCGCGATGTGTTCCATGAAATCGATGAGGCGCTGGGCCAGAAACTGTTTGCCCTGATGAAGGACGGCCCGGAAGATCAGTTGACCCTGACCGAAAACGCCCAGCCCGCCATCATGGCGGTGTCGCTGGCCGTGGCGCGGGTGCTGGAAAAGGATTTCGGTATCACCTGCGCCGCCGCAAAGTACGTGGCGGGTCATAGCCTTGGCGAATATTCGGCCCACGCAGCGGCGGGCACGTTCAGCCTGGCCGATACGGCGCGTCTGCTGAAATTGCGCGGTCAGGCGATGCAGCGCGCCGTGCCGGTGGGCGTCGGCGCGATGGCGGCCCTGATCGGCAAGGCCGATCTCGAACTGGCCGAAAAGGCCTGCGAAGCCGGATCGGCGGCGGGCATGGTGGTGGTGGCCAATGACAATAATGCCGGTCAGATTGTCATTTCCGGCATGAAGGCGGCGGTTGAACTGGCGATGGAAAAAGCCAAGGAACTGGGTGCCAAGGCCATGCTGCTCAATGTATCGGCGCCGTTCCACTGTCCGCTGATGGAACCGGCGGCGCTGGAAATGCGCGATGCGCTGGCGGCGGTGACGACCGCGTCGCCGGTGACCGGCCTTGTCGCCAATGTCACGGCGCGGCCATTGGCCGACAAGAGCGAGATCGCCGGTTTGCTGGTGGCGCAGGTGACCGGCCGCGTACGCTGGCGCGAAAGCATGATGTGGCTGGCGGGTGAGGGGCAGGTGACCACCTTCGCCGAACTGGGCGCAGGCAAGGTGCTGACCGGCATGGCCAAGCGTATCGCGCCAGAGGCCACCTGCGTGGCGCTGAATGGTGCGACTGATTTCGAAGCCTTCGCGCAGAGTCTCAAATAG
- the gmk gene encoding guanylate kinase yields the protein MSHSQPPATQKLRRGLMLIVSSPSGAGKTSLCRRLMADHSDLDLSISVTTRAARPGEKDGREYHFISDEEMDRLTQQDAFLESASVHDHRYGSLREPVERALSQGQNVLFDIDWQGAQRISARAPSDVVRVFILPPSMEELKRRLVARAQDAEAVIERRLSRAKGEIAHWAEYDYVILNDDFDRSFAELTHIYHAEAARRSRGLWIAPFVDELMAEAI from the coding sequence ATGTCCCATTCGCAGCCGCCCGCCACGCAGAAGCTGCGCCGTGGCCTGATGCTGATCGTCTCTTCGCCTTCGGGCGCGGGTAAGACATCGCTGTGCCGTCGCCTGATGGCCGATCATTCCGATCTCGACCTGTCCATTTCGGTGACGACACGCGCAGCGCGGCCCGGTGAAAAAGACGGACGCGAATATCATTTTATCAGCGATGAAGAGATGGATCGGCTGACGCAGCAGGATGCGTTTCTCGAATCGGCCTCGGTGCATGATCACCGCTATGGCTCGTTGCGCGAACCGGTGGAGCGCGCGCTCAGTCAGGGCCAGAATGTGCTGTTTGACATTGACTGGCAGGGGGCGCAGCGCATATCGGCCCGGGCACCATCGGATGTGGTGCGCGTGTTTATCCTGCCGCCGTCGATGGAGGAGCTGAAGCGGCGCCTGGTGGCACGGGCGCAGGACGCCGAGGCGGTGATTGAGCGCCGTCTCAGCCGCGCCAAGGGTGAAATCGCCCACTGGGCCGAATATGATTATGTCATTCTCAATGACGATTTCGACCGCTCGTTCGCCGAACTGACGCATATCTATCATGCCGAGGCGGCGCGGCGTTCGCGCGGCCTGTGGATTGCGCCTTTCGTTGATGAACTGATGGCCGAGGCGATTTAG
- the fabG gene encoding 3-oxoacyl-[acyl-carrier-protein] reductase: protein MFELTGKTALVTGATGGLGAEIARALHAQGAHVVLSGTRENVLNDLAAELNARKDASAFVAACNLSDSAEVDGLVARAEAAAGAGIDILIANAGITRDGLILRMKDEDWETVLKVNLEAYFRLARAATKGMMKRRFGRIIGITSIVGVTGNPGQTNYAASKAGMIGFSKALAQEVGSRGITVNCIAPGFIASPMTDELNEAQRAAILAKIPAGDLGKGTDIAAAAVYLASLEGGYVTGQTLHVNGGMAMI, encoded by the coding sequence ATGTTTGAACTGACCGGCAAAACTGCTCTTGTTACCGGTGCCACGGGTGGCCTTGGTGCTGAAATCGCCCGCGCGCTTCATGCTCAGGGCGCTCATGTGGTGCTGTCGGGCACGCGCGAGAACGTGTTGAACGATCTGGCCGCCGAACTGAACGCCCGGAAAGACGCCAGCGCTTTTGTGGCGGCCTGCAACCTGTCGGATTCGGCTGAGGTGGACGGGCTGGTGGCCAGGGCGGAGGCCGCCGCCGGGGCCGGGATCGACATTCTGATCGCCAATGCCGGTATTACGCGCGACGGCCTGATCCTGCGCATGAAGGACGAGGACTGGGAAACCGTTCTCAAGGTCAATCTCGAAGCCTATTTCCGGCTGGCGCGTGCCGCCACCAAAGGCATGATGAAGCGCCGTTTCGGTCGCATTATCGGCATCACCTCAATCGTTGGCGTCACCGGTAATCCAGGCCAGACCAACTATGCCGCCTCCAAGGCGGGCATGATCGGTTTTTCCAAGGCGCTGGCGCAGGAAGTCGGCAGCCGCGGCATTACGGTCAACTGTATTGCGCCGGGCTTTATCGCCTCTCCGATGACGGACGAACTGAACGAAGCGCAGCGCGCCGCTATCCTGGCCAAGATCCCGGCCGGCGACCTCGGCAAGGGCACAGATATTGCCGCCGCCGCCGTCTATCTGGCCAGTCTGGAAGGCGGCTATGTCACCGGCCAGACCCTGCACGTCAATGGCGGGATGGCGATGATCTGA
- a CDS encoding YicC/YloC family endoribonuclease, which translates to MTGFARCEGGYGDLNWTLELRSVNGRGLEIKYRFPAGFEMVERLGRDLAKTRFQRGQMNLNLIVNSSAGQGGIAINQQVLDTYVQASAQLIEAGYALTPGADGLLALRGVIEAAGEDRPALDEGSESALAGDMATLFERLLAARRGEGQALEAVLKAHLSAMAELVGRAQAQATEQVAVIHERFSRRLAELMSEGVTENFDERVLQEAALQAGKADVREELDRLVSHIAQAHQLIEAESAPGRKLDFLAQEFMREANTLCSKSAFIELTRTGLELKAVIDQFREQTQNVE; encoded by the coding sequence ATGACCGGTTTTGCCCGTTGCGAAGGCGGGTATGGCGATCTGAACTGGACGCTCGAACTGCGCAGCGTCAATGGCCGCGGTCTGGAGATCAAGTATCGCTTTCCCGCCGGTTTCGAGATGGTTGAACGTTTGGGCCGCGATCTGGCCAAGACGCGATTTCAGCGTGGCCAGATGAATCTGAACCTGATCGTCAATTCATCGGCCGGGCAGGGCGGCATCGCCATCAACCAGCAGGTACTCGATACCTATGTGCAGGCCAGCGCGCAACTGATCGAAGCCGGTTATGCCCTGACGCCGGGCGCGGATGGTCTGCTGGCTCTGCGCGGCGTGATCGAAGCGGCGGGCGAAGACCGGCCTGCGCTCGACGAAGGCAGTGAAAGCGCACTGGCAGGCGATATGGCCACCCTATTCGAGCGTTTGCTGGCGGCGCGGCGCGGCGAAGGTCAGGCGCTTGAAGCGGTTCTGAAAGCTCATCTGTCGGCTATGGCCGAACTGGTGGGGCGCGCCCAGGCGCAGGCCACCGAGCAGGTGGCGGTGATCCACGAGCGGTTCAGCCGCCGTCTGGCCGAACTGATGAGCGAGGGCGTGACCGAAAATTTTGACGAGCGCGTCTTGCAGGAGGCGGCCTTGCAGGCTGGCAAGGCCGATGTGCGCGAAGAACTGGATCGGCTGGTGTCGCATATCGCCCAGGCGCATCAGTTGATCGAGGCTGAGAGCGCGCCGGGCCGCAAGCTTGATTTTCTGGCGCAGGAATTTATGCGCGAAGCCAATACCCTGTGCTCAAAATCGGCTTTTATCGAATTGACCCGCACCGGACTGGAACTGAAGGCCGTGATCGACCAGTTCCGCGAACAGACGCAAAACGTGGAGTAA
- a CDS encoding acyl carrier protein, translated as MSEVLERVRKIVIDHLDADPDKVTEKASFIDDLEADSLDIVELVMAFEEEFDIEIPDDSAEHILTVGDAVNYINEKLKA; from the coding sequence ATGTCTGAAGTTCTTGAACGTGTTCGCAAGATCGTTATCGACCATCTGGACGCCGATCCGGATAAGGTCACCGAAAAGGCGAGCTTTATCGACGACCTGGAAGCTGATTCGCTCGACATCGTCGAACTGGTCATGGCTTTCGAAGAAGAGTTCGATATCGAAATCCCCGATGATTCGGCCGAACATATCCTGACTGTTGGCGATGCCGTCAACTACATCAACGAAAAGCTGAAGGCCTAA
- a CDS encoding peroxiredoxin → MKTFVRFAPAALALTALAFATPSFAALKVGDKAPDFNLQAATNGKVSTFSLKSALKKGPVVVYFYPKAFTTGCSLEAHEFSEAMPQFEAKHVSVIGVSADDIDTLKKFSAQTCEGKFPVASDTSATVAKAYDAKIPAVSMASRVSYIVGQDDKIIFVHSDMNAATHVKSLLAAIQ, encoded by the coding sequence ATGAAAACCTTCGTCCGCTTCGCACCCGCCGCCCTGGCCCTGACAGCCCTGGCTTTCGCCACACCCTCCTTCGCCGCCCTTAAGGTCGGCGACAAGGCCCCAGACTTTAACTTGCAAGCCGCAACCAATGGCAAGGTCAGCACCTTTTCGTTGAAATCGGCGCTGAAAAAAGGCCCGGTCGTGGTCTATTTCTATCCCAAGGCCTTTACCACCGGCTGCTCGCTCGAAGCGCACGAATTTTCGGAAGCCATGCCGCAATTCGAAGCCAAACATGTGAGCGTTATCGGCGTGTCGGCGGACGACATCGACACCCTCAAGAAATTTTCCGCCCAGACCTGCGAAGGCAAGTTCCCTGTGGCTTCCGATACGTCCGCGACAGTGGCCAAGGCCTATGACGCCAAGATACCAGCGGTCAGCATGGCCAGTCGCGTCTCCTATATCGTCGGGCAGGATGACAAGATCATCTTCGTGCACAGCGATATGAACGCCGCAACCCACGTTAAAAGCCTGCTCGCCGCCATCCAGTAA
- the fabF gene encoding beta-ketoacyl-ACP synthase II, translating into MVRRVVITGVGLISPLGAGVDISWKRLIDGQSGAGPITAFDTTDYACTVACEVPSVDGRGGGGPDIEGSFDPSAVLSNKERRKVDDFILYAIAAADEALNDADWHPESEDDQERTGVMIGSGIGGLGVIAATALEMQEKGPKRISPFFIPSALINLASGQVSIRHHLKGPNHAVVTACATGAHAIGDAARLIKSGDADVMVAGGAESAIVPIGIAGFIACRALCTSFNDNPTAASRPYDKDRGGFVMGEGAGIVVLEEYEHAKARGAKIYAEVLGYGLSGDAYHITAPSEDGDGGYRAMMAAAKNGGINPAEIDYVNSHGTSTMADGIELKAIERFLGERAATGTVSSTKSAIGHLLGGAGAVEAIFCALAIRDQIVPPTLNLDNPDVDTVIDLVPHKAKKMKIDKVMSNSFGFGGTNAALILGKVADA; encoded by the coding sequence ATGGTTCGTCGCGTTGTAATCACGGGTGTGGGTTTGATCTCACCCCTGGGTGCCGGAGTGGACATCTCCTGGAAGCGCCTGATCGACGGTCAGTCGGGCGCGGGGCCGATCACGGCCTTCGATACGACAGATTATGCCTGCACGGTGGCCTGCGAAGTGCCGAGTGTTGATGGCCGTGGCGGTGGCGGCCCGGATATCGAAGGTTCGTTCGATCCTTCGGCTGTGCTGTCCAACAAGGAACGGCGCAAGGTCGATGATTTTATCCTGTATGCTATTGCGGCGGCTGATGAAGCCCTGAACGATGCCGACTGGCATCCTGAAAGCGAAGATGATCAGGAACGCACGGGCGTCATGATCGGTTCCGGTATTGGCGGGCTGGGCGTGATCGCCGCCACGGCCCTCGAAATGCAGGAAAAGGGGCCGAAGCGCATTTCGCCCTTCTTTATCCCTTCGGCCCTGATCAATCTGGCGTCGGGTCAGGTATCGATCCGTCACCACCTCAAGGGGCCAAACCACGCCGTGGTCACGGCCTGCGCCACCGGCGCCCATGCTATCGGTGATGCTGCAAGACTGATCAAAAGCGGTGATGCCGATGTGATGGTGGCGGGCGGCGCGGAATCGGCCATTGTGCCGATCGGCATTGCCGGTTTTATCGCCTGCCGTGCCCTATGCACCAGCTTTAACGATAATCCGACAGCCGCCTCGCGTCCTTATGATAAGGATCGCGGCGGCTTCGTCATGGGCGAAGGCGCCGGTATTGTCGTGCTTGAGGAATATGAACACGCCAAGGCGCGCGGCGCGAAAATCTACGCCGAGGTGCTGGGCTATGGCCTGTCGGGCGACGCCTACCATATCACCGCCCCGTCGGAAGACGGTGATGGCGGTTATCGCGCCATGATGGCGGCGGCGAAGAATGGCGGTATCAATCCCGCCGAGATCGACTATGTCAATTCGCACGGCACATCGACCATGGCCGATGGTATCGAGTTGAAGGCCATCGAGCGGTTTTTAGGGGAACGTGCCGCCACCGGCACTGTGTCCTCCACCAAGTCGGCGATCGGCCATCTGCTTGGCGGCGCGGGCGCGGTCGAGGCGATCTTCTGCGCCCTGGCCATCCGCGATCAGATCGTGCCGCCCACACTCAATCTCGACAATCCCGATGTGGACACCGTGATCGATCTCGTGCCGCACAAGGCCAAGAAGATGAAGATCGATAAGGTGATGTCGAACAGTTTCGGCTTTGGCGGCACCAATGCGGCCCTGATCCTCGGCAAGGTGGCCGACGCCTGA